From the Polynucleobacter sp. MWH-UH35A genome, one window contains:
- the queA gene encoding tRNA preQ1(34) S-adenosylmethionine ribosyltransferase-isomerase QueA: MQLSDFNYELPPDLIAQHPLANRTDSRLLEVKADGSNHVQLLDRQFKDILSLVQPGDLLVFNDTKVIPARLHGKKETGGNVELLIERISGEKQAWVQIRASKVPKTGMIVHIHNQAGETFPVEMIGYDGRFYEVRFPENVFSLLERFGELPLPPYIEHQPDSEDAQRYQTVVAKNPGAVAAPTAGLHFDEVILQKIKGIGVNQASITLHVGAGTFTPVREEDLSKHKMHYEWFSIPNKTLKAIEAAKKNGGRVIAVGTTSLRALESQAASGQSSGETNLFITPGYQFKTVDCLLTNFHLPKSTLLMLVSAFAGMENIRTAYQHAIHQKYRFFSYGDAMFLCRLENTKL; this comes from the coding sequence ATGCAACTTTCCGACTTCAATTACGAACTCCCGCCTGATTTAATCGCCCAGCATCCGTTGGCGAATAGAACGGATAGCCGCCTCTTAGAGGTCAAGGCTGATGGGTCAAATCACGTCCAATTACTAGACCGACAGTTTAAGGACATTCTTAGCCTTGTTCAGCCTGGGGACTTATTGGTATTCAATGACACCAAGGTTATTCCTGCACGTTTGCATGGCAAGAAGGAAACCGGCGGGAATGTTGAGCTACTGATTGAGCGTATTAGCGGAGAAAAACAGGCTTGGGTACAAATAAGGGCATCTAAGGTTCCTAAAACTGGGATGATTGTTCATATCCATAACCAAGCTGGCGAAACCTTCCCAGTGGAGATGATCGGATATGACGGGCGCTTTTATGAAGTCCGCTTTCCGGAAAATGTTTTTTCTTTGTTAGAGCGTTTTGGCGAACTCCCGCTCCCGCCTTATATTGAGCATCAACCCGATAGTGAAGATGCGCAGCGCTATCAAACAGTCGTAGCAAAAAATCCCGGGGCAGTTGCTGCACCAACAGCAGGCTTACATTTTGATGAAGTGATTCTGCAAAAGATCAAAGGGATAGGCGTCAATCAAGCGTCCATCACATTGCATGTCGGGGCCGGAACATTTACTCCAGTGCGAGAAGAGGATCTTTCAAAACACAAGATGCACTATGAGTGGTTCTCTATTCCCAATAAAACTTTGAAGGCAATTGAGGCCGCCAAGAAAAATGGCGGCAGAGTGATTGCGGTAGGCACTACCAGTCTGCGCGCCCTAGAGAGTCAGGCAGCCAGTGGGCAAAGCAGTGGAGAGACGAATCTTTTTATTACTCCTGGCTATCAATTCAAAACGGTTGATTGTTTATTGACAAACTTTCATCTGCCAAAATCTACTCTGTTAATGCTAGTAAGTGCATTTGCAGGAATGGAAAATATCCGTACCGCTTATCAACATGCCATTCATCAGAAATATCGCTTCTTCAGCTATGGAGATGCGATGTTTCTTTGCCGACTCGAGAATACAAAGCTATGA
- the secD gene encoding protein translocase subunit SecD produces the protein MNRYPLWKYLVIAVALLIGGLYSLPNFYGEAPAVQVSSAKPTIKVDLATQSRVEKILTEANINNTGVFFEVAGNVGSIKVRFDNTDIQLRARDLLQQKLNIDQNDPNYTVALNLLSNTPGWLNAMNALPMPLGLDLRGGVYFLLQVDMKGAVQKKVTSLATDIRSQLRDKSIRHQGIERGTDFISINFGSTADAEAARTVLMTSQPELIWQVKPTGLSPKLVGEFKPTALKEIQDNAVKQNIITLNKRVNELAVKEPVIQQQGAERIVVQLPGVQDTARAKDIIGRTATLESRLADPLVSTISLGETAPPGMDTFRFGENRLGVFKKSVIFSGDRITDASAGFDQNQRPAVNISLDAAGGRVMQEVTRENIGKPMGMILFEKGKGEVLTIATIQSEFGSKFQITGQPTTESANDLALLLRAGSLAAPMEIIEERTIGPSLGAENIEKGFKSLLIGFTAISIFMVAYYLLFGTFSVVALAVNLLLLISVLSMLQATLTLPGIAAMALALGMAIDSNVLINERIREELRNGASPQSAIAVGFDKAWATILDSNVTTLIAGLALLAFGSGPIKGFAVVHCLGILTSMFSAVFFSRGLVNLWYGRHKKIQKLAIGQVWRPQEK, from the coding sequence ATGAATCGCTATCCTCTCTGGAAATATCTAGTTATCGCCGTTGCTTTATTAATCGGCGGACTATATTCATTACCCAATTTCTATGGTGAGGCTCCAGCGGTACAAGTCTCGTCTGCCAAGCCAACCATCAAGGTTGATTTGGCAACGCAGTCTCGCGTCGAGAAGATTCTGACTGAAGCCAACATTAATAACACTGGCGTTTTCTTTGAAGTCGCCGGCAATGTTGGCTCCATTAAGGTTCGTTTTGATAACACCGATATTCAACTACGTGCCCGTGATCTCTTACAGCAAAAGTTAAATATTGATCAAAACGATCCAAATTACACCGTTGCATTAAATTTGCTGTCCAATACCCCGGGCTGGCTTAATGCAATGAATGCATTACCCATGCCTCTGGGCCTTGATCTACGTGGTGGCGTCTACTTCCTATTGCAAGTAGATATGAAGGGCGCTGTTCAGAAAAAAGTTACTTCTTTAGCAACCGATATTCGTAGCCAACTACGCGACAAGAGCATTCGTCATCAAGGTATTGAACGTGGTACTGATTTCATCAGCATTAATTTTGGCAGCACCGCCGATGCAGAAGCGGCACGCACAGTATTGATGACTAGCCAGCCTGAGCTCATTTGGCAAGTCAAGCCTACTGGCCTCTCACCCAAACTGGTAGGTGAATTTAAACCAACAGCATTAAAAGAAATTCAAGATAATGCGGTTAAACAAAACATCATCACATTAAATAAACGCGTCAATGAATTGGCTGTTAAAGAACCAGTCATTCAACAACAAGGTGCTGAGCGCATTGTGGTGCAATTGCCAGGCGTACAAGATACAGCGCGCGCAAAAGATATTATTGGCCGTACAGCAACGCTCGAGTCTCGTTTAGCCGACCCCTTGGTATCAACCATTAGCCTAGGCGAAACAGCGCCCCCTGGCATGGATACATTCCGTTTTGGAGAAAACCGGTTAGGCGTCTTTAAGAAATCGGTGATCTTCAGTGGTGATCGCATTACTGATGCTAGCGCCGGCTTTGACCAAAACCAACGTCCTGCAGTAAACATCTCGCTTGATGCCGCTGGTGGTCGCGTCATGCAAGAGGTTACTCGTGAAAACATTGGCAAGCCGATGGGTATGATCTTGTTTGAAAAAGGCAAAGGTGAAGTGCTGACTATTGCCACGATTCAAAGTGAATTTGGCTCTAAGTTTCAAATTACCGGCCAACCCACCACAGAGAGTGCAAATGACTTGGCGCTGTTATTGCGTGCAGGCTCTTTAGCTGCGCCTATGGAAATTATTGAAGAGCGTACTATTGGACCAAGCCTTGGTGCAGAGAATATTGAAAAGGGTTTTAAATCCCTCTTAATTGGCTTCACTGCCATCTCCATTTTTATGGTGGCTTACTACTTACTGTTTGGCACCTTCTCTGTAGTCGCTCTGGCTGTCAACCTGTTATTACTGATCTCAGTGTTATCGATGTTGCAAGCTACACTCACATTGCCAGGTATCGCTGCGATGGCCTTAGCTCTGGGTATGGCAATTGACTCCAACGTTCTAATTAATGAACGTATTCGGGAAGAGTTGCGTAATGGTGCTTCACCGCAATCAGCTATTGCCGTAGGTTTTGATAAAGCCTGGGCAACAATTTTGGACTCCAACGTAACCACATTAATTGCGGGCCTGGCGCTTCTGGCGTTTGGTTCAGGACCTATTAAAGGCTTCGCAGTAGTTCACTGTCTGGGCATTCTGACTTCAATGTTCTCGGCTGTCTTCTTCTCACGTGGCCTTGTTAACCTCTGGTACGGCAGACACAAGAAGATTCAAAAGCTCGCTATCGGCCAAGTTTGGCGCCCACAGGAGAAATAA
- the proC gene encoding pyrroline-5-carboxylate reductase, which produces MSTNKTTQNSIQKNGNAHITFIGGGNMGRALISGLLANGFEPNQISVVEANAVTALKLYEDFGVQGIGALEQIAFDFSRNNVVVMAIKPQDFNVVAKGLAAKLKHATAPGPLILSIAAGIRLKDMSRWLDHTRCVRAMPNTPALIGKGITGLFADAAVDQADRALAETICHAVGQAVWVSEEKLMDAVTAVSGSGPAYVFAFLEAMQSAGEKLGLDAVTARKLAYATLEGATQLAHNSDEHAGVLRERVTSKGGTTAAALDVMKQQGWHEILEKAIDAASQRGKAMGDELGKS; this is translated from the coding sequence ATGAGTACAAATAAAACCACACAAAACTCAATACAAAAAAACGGTAATGCCCACATCACCTTCATTGGCGGCGGTAATATGGGGCGCGCCCTAATTAGCGGCCTCCTTGCCAATGGATTTGAACCAAATCAAATTTCGGTTGTTGAGGCAAATGCCGTAACAGCGCTAAAGCTATATGAAGACTTTGGTGTGCAAGGCATAGGTGCTCTCGAGCAAATTGCCTTTGACTTCTCTAGAAATAATGTCGTTGTCATGGCGATTAAGCCACAAGACTTTAACGTCGTTGCCAAAGGATTGGCTGCAAAACTAAAACACGCCACTGCACCTGGCCCACTCATTCTGAGCATCGCTGCTGGCATTCGCCTAAAAGATATGAGTCGCTGGCTAGATCACACGCGTTGTGTGCGCGCCATGCCGAATACTCCAGCCTTAATTGGCAAAGGCATTACCGGTCTCTTTGCAGATGCTGCCGTAGACCAAGCCGACCGCGCGCTAGCGGAAACTATTTGTCATGCAGTAGGTCAAGCGGTGTGGGTATCAGAAGAAAAACTGATGGATGCAGTCACTGCCGTTTCTGGTAGCGGACCAGCCTATGTTTTTGCATTTCTTGAGGCGATGCAATCTGCTGGTGAGAAGTTGGGGCTTGATGCTGTAACGGCACGCAAACTAGCTTATGCCACACTTGAAGGCGCTACGCAGTTAGCCCACAACTCCGATGAACATGCTGGCGTCTTACGCGAAAGAGTGACATCGAAGGGCGGCACTACTGCAGCAGCATTAGATGTCATGAAGCAGCAGGGTTGGCATGAGATTTTAGAAAAAGCGATTGATGCAGCCAGTCAACGTGGCAAAGCTATGGGTGATGAACTCGGCAAGAGCTAA
- the yajC gene encoding preprotein translocase subunit YajC, whose protein sequence is MWISNAFAQAPAAGADSGGLMSFLPLILMFAVLYFIMIRPQMKRQKETKAMLESLGVGDEVVTVGGIMGKVTALKDQVVTVEIAAGTEVQLQKGAITTVLPKGTLKSA, encoded by the coding sequence ATGTGGATTAGTAATGCTTTTGCCCAAGCTCCTGCAGCGGGCGCAGATTCTGGTGGCTTAATGAGCTTCCTCCCTTTGATTTTGATGTTTGCAGTTTTGTACTTCATCATGATTCGCCCACAAATGAAGCGCCAAAAAGAAACCAAAGCAATGCTTGAGTCATTAGGCGTTGGCGATGAAGTGGTTACGGTTGGCGGCATCATGGGGAAAGTAACAGCCCTTAAAGACCAAGTGGTTACCGTCGAAATTGCTGCAGGCACTGAAGTGCAGTTGCAAAAAGGCGCCATCACTACAGTATTGCCAAAAGGCACACTGAAGTCTGCTTAA
- the ubiA gene encoding 4-hydroxybenzoate octaprenyltransferase — MSLKEQNLKERLVSYGYLIRLDKPIGTLLLLWPTLWALWLASSGTPDLSILLIFTLGTFLMRSAGCAINDYADRDFDRYVKRTQGRPVTSGKISGKEAITVAGVLALLAFLLIQPLNAFTKQLSVLALLVAFIYPFTKRFFAMPQAVLGIAFGFGIPMAYAAVLDFIPLEGWFLFVGNIFWAIAYDTAYAMVDRDDDLRLGLRTSAITFGKYDVIAIAISYGMLFLSQLWVAQLANLSNYFLLGWFAALACAIYHLKLVSTRNRDNCFKAFRHNNWLGGFLFLGIVLGLAIH, encoded by the coding sequence ATGAGCTTAAAAGAGCAGAATTTAAAAGAACGGTTGGTTTCTTACGGATATTTAATCAGGTTAGATAAACCGATTGGTACGCTATTGCTGTTGTGGCCTACGCTCTGGGCTCTATGGTTAGCCAGTAGTGGCACCCCTGATTTATCTATCCTGTTGATCTTTACCTTGGGTACGTTTCTCATGCGCAGCGCTGGTTGTGCAATCAATGATTATGCTGATCGTGACTTTGATCGCTACGTTAAAAGAACGCAAGGTCGACCGGTAACGAGTGGAAAAATCTCTGGCAAAGAGGCGATCACCGTGGCTGGTGTTTTAGCGCTACTCGCTTTTTTACTCATTCAACCCTTAAACGCATTTACAAAACAATTGTCAGTTCTTGCTTTGCTGGTTGCCTTTATCTACCCTTTTACTAAACGATTTTTTGCGATGCCCCAGGCCGTCCTGGGCATTGCTTTTGGTTTTGGAATTCCGATGGCATATGCAGCGGTCTTGGATTTCATACCTCTAGAGGGTTGGTTTTTATTTGTTGGCAATATTTTCTGGGCAATTGCTTATGACACCGCATATGCCATGGTTGACCGCGATGATGATCTTCGCTTAGGTCTAAGAACATCCGCCATTACTTTCGGCAAGTATGATGTCATTGCTATTGCAATCAGTTATGGAATGCTTTTTTTGAGTCAACTGTGGGTGGCTCAATTGGCTAACTTAAGCAATTATTTTTTGTTGGGTTGGTTCGCAGCCTTAGCTTGCGCAATCTATCACCTCAAGTTGGTGTCTACTCGCAATAGAGATAACTGCTTTAAGGCTTTCCGCCATAACAACTGGTTGGGTGGCTTCTTATTTCTCGGAATTGTGCTGGGGCTAGCAATTCACTAA
- the tgt gene encoding tRNA guanosine(34) transglycosylase Tgt: MTKPVHFNILARDSQSPARLGQLDLPHGSVQTPIFMPVGTYGTVKAMTPRDLNEAKAQIILGNTFHLWLRPGLDVIKKHGGLHRFMGWDKPILTDSGGFQVFSLGALRKISEEGVTFASPINGDKLFMSPEVSMEIQAVLNSDIAMQFDECTPYETKGQPTSEKTARSSLEMSLRWGDRSLKRFRELNTGNGLFGIVQGGMFENLREFSLDAVSQQGFDGIAIGGLSVGEPKPEFDRILHFTAPKLPEHMPHYLMGVGTPEDLILGVSLGIDMFDCVMPTRNARNGWLFTRFGDLKLRNSGYKDDDRPVDPTCACYTCQNFTRSYLNHLQKANEILGSQLNTIHNLSYYLQLMSEVREALSKDRFSAYREEFHSNRQRGVEPRQD; encoded by the coding sequence ATGACCAAACCTGTTCACTTTAATATCCTGGCGCGTGACTCACAAAGCCCCGCCCGCCTTGGTCAACTTGATCTCCCGCACGGCAGCGTGCAAACACCAATCTTTATGCCTGTTGGAACCTATGGCACTGTAAAGGCAATGACACCGCGAGATCTCAATGAAGCAAAAGCACAAATTATTTTAGGAAACACTTTTCATCTTTGGCTGCGCCCAGGATTAGATGTCATCAAAAAACATGGTGGCTTACATCGCTTCATGGGATGGGACAAGCCGATCTTGACTGACTCTGGTGGCTTTCAGGTTTTTAGTCTGGGTGCTCTTCGCAAGATTTCTGAAGAGGGCGTGACATTTGCATCACCGATCAATGGTGACAAATTATTTATGTCTCCTGAAGTTTCAATGGAAATTCAGGCGGTGCTAAATAGCGATATCGCCATGCAGTTTGATGAATGCACTCCTTATGAGACAAAGGGCCAACCCACTTCTGAAAAAACAGCGCGCAGCTCACTGGAAATGTCATTACGCTGGGGCGATCGCTCCCTCAAACGTTTTCGCGAACTCAACACTGGTAACGGTCTCTTTGGCATTGTTCAAGGCGGCATGTTTGAGAATCTCCGTGAATTTTCTCTAGATGCAGTAAGCCAACAAGGTTTTGATGGCATTGCTATTGGCGGCCTCTCCGTTGGCGAACCTAAACCCGAGTTTGATCGCATTCTCCATTTCACGGCGCCTAAGTTGCCAGAACATATGCCTCACTATCTGATGGGAGTGGGTACACCAGAAGATCTGATTTTGGGCGTTAGCCTAGGTATTGACATGTTTGATTGCGTCATGCCTACCCGTAACGCCCGAAATGGCTGGCTATTTACTCGTTTTGGCGACCTAAAGCTTCGTAATTCCGGGTATAAGGACGATGATCGCCCCGTTGACCCCACCTGCGCTTGCTACACCTGCCAAAACTTCACCAGATCCTACTTAAACCACCTTCAAAAGGCGAATGAGATACTGGGATCCCAACTCAACACCATCCACAACCTTTCCTACTACCTCCAACTCATGTCCGAGGTTCGCGAAGCCCTCAGCAAAGACCGCTTTAGCGCTTATCGCGAGGAATTTCATAGCAATCGCCAGCGTGGCGTTGAGCCCAGACAGGACTAA
- a CDS encoding 3-deoxy-D-manno-octulosonic acid transferase produces the protein MSLTTNSEYGARPRVWFAAYQLLWHLLLPLAFIRLAWRSRHAFSYLHHIPERLGFGYSKPITQGSIWIHAVSVGETRAAQPLIEAYLAKGEAILLTHMTLNGRLTGKQLFSEQIASGQVRQVYLPYDIYWAVEHFLKTFKPKLGLFMETEAWPTIVFRCKEVGLPLFLVNARLSERSARRVNRFGKAGRALFQAFAGILAQTEFDAQRYRSLGVDNVRIVGNLKFDVPLDPILVEQGKVWQQDLHINNRLMVCAASTRDGEEAIILKAWKDLLASNAFSMPPLLCLVPRHPERFTEVADQINNAELRYRRRSEWVGTPSECAGLDVVLGDSMGEMPMYYSASNLVLMGGSLLPFGGQNLIEACAAGCPVLLGEHTYNFQQAALDALDSEAAKRIKGNLLLTEPIALTESLKELLLNTAELQKMSEAAKTYSVKHQGATKRILAALDQQIIY, from the coding sequence GTGAGTTTGACTACCAATTCAGAATACGGGGCGCGCCCCCGAGTCTGGTTTGCTGCTTACCAATTGCTGTGGCATCTTTTATTGCCATTGGCATTTATACGTTTAGCTTGGCGTTCACGCCATGCCTTCTCCTATTTGCATCACATTCCAGAGCGGCTGGGTTTTGGTTATAGCAAGCCCATTACTCAAGGGTCTATTTGGATACATGCGGTATCTGTTGGTGAAACTCGCGCAGCGCAGCCTTTGATCGAAGCCTATTTGGCAAAGGGCGAAGCTATCTTGCTGACCCATATGACTTTGAATGGTCGTCTTACTGGTAAACAATTATTTTCCGAGCAGATTGCATCTGGACAAGTTCGACAAGTGTATTTGCCGTACGATATTTACTGGGCCGTTGAACATTTCTTAAAAACATTTAAACCAAAACTCGGCCTCTTTATGGAGACTGAGGCTTGGCCAACCATTGTATTTCGTTGCAAGGAAGTTGGTTTACCGTTGTTCTTGGTTAATGCGCGTTTATCTGAGCGCAGTGCTCGTCGCGTTAATCGCTTTGGAAAAGCTGGACGTGCTCTATTTCAGGCCTTTGCAGGCATCTTGGCGCAAACTGAATTCGATGCACAGCGTTACCGTAGCTTGGGTGTTGATAATGTGCGGATTGTGGGCAATCTGAAATTTGATGTGCCGCTTGACCCCATACTGGTAGAGCAGGGAAAGGTTTGGCAACAAGACCTGCATATCAATAATCGCCTGATGGTGTGTGCCGCAAGCACCCGTGATGGCGAAGAGGCCATCATTCTGAAGGCCTGGAAAGATTTGCTTGCAAGCAATGCTTTTTCAATGCCTCCCTTGTTGTGTTTGGTGCCACGCCATCCAGAGAGATTTACAGAGGTTGCAGATCAAATTAATAATGCAGAATTGAGGTATCGTCGTCGCAGCGAATGGGTGGGAACTCCAAGTGAGTGCGCAGGCCTAGATGTTGTTTTGGGTGACTCCATGGGTGAGATGCCCATGTATTACAGCGCATCGAATTTGGTTTTGATGGGGGGAAGCCTACTGCCGTTTGGTGGCCAGAATTTGATTGAGGCTTGTGCTGCAGGGTGTCCAGTTTTATTGGGTGAACATACTTATAACTTTCAGCAAGCAGCCTTAGATGCGCTAGACAGTGAGGCAGCCAAACGAATTAAAGGCAATCTGCTGCTGACAGAGCCAATTGCCTTAACGGAGTCTTTAAAGGAGTTGCTCTTAAATACCGCCGAGCTTCAAAAAATGAGCGAGGCTGCAAAGACCTACTCTGTCAAACATCAAGGGGCAACTAAAAGAATATTAGCTGCCCTTGATCAGCAAATTATTTACTAG
- the recG gene encoding ATP-dependent DNA helicase RecG has protein sequence MTTKQAPSTLQKMGLDSPMALALHLPSRYEDETELLTIEEAIVQGRFHSAQTQGVVIRNQVLFRPRRQMVVTIEDEAETLNLRFLNFYPSQQKQMAVGVNIRVRGEVREGFQGPEMVHPTVRAVAPDAPLPSSLTPVYPASVGVSQAIIRKAVVQALRDPSLQDSLAEFLPKKLMAELLPSNDWPNLQAAITYLHQPPADANTQSLLERTHPAWRRVQLEELLAQQISLKRAHAIRRERHAPSFAKIQNGDGAKKQSFEEGLLTVLPFKLTNAQERVWLEISNDLSKSFPMNRLLQGDVGSGKTVVAALAAARAIDHGYQAAIMAPTEILAEQHYLKMKEWFEPLGVRIAWLSGSLKAKEKRLAQEVIENGEAQLIIGTHALIQENVRFAKLGLAVIDEQHRFGVRQRLEIQQRVGSELFYCHQLMMSATPIPRTLAMTYYADLDVSVIDELPPGRKPIATKVVKASRRDEVINGLQSWLSKGLQAYWVCPLIEESEALQLQTAVESFDQLTQALPDFKVGLVHGRLKADEKAAVMAAFKANKIQLLVATTVIEVGVDVPNAALMVIEHAERFGYAQIHQLRGRVGRGSADSVCILMYAEPLSMAAKERLQTLRETSDGFVIAERDLSLRGPGELLGAKQSGDAMLRFVDLQRDVWLIELAQQAADRLLAEHADLVERHLERWLGSRAEFLKA, from the coding sequence ATGACTACTAAACAAGCGCCAAGCACACTCCAAAAGATGGGTTTAGACAGCCCTATGGCCCTTGCTTTGCACTTACCATCCCGCTACGAGGATGAGACAGAGCTGTTGACTATCGAGGAGGCGATCGTCCAGGGGAGATTTCACTCTGCTCAGACACAAGGCGTAGTCATTCGTAATCAGGTTTTATTTCGCCCCAGAAGGCAGATGGTTGTCACCATTGAAGATGAGGCTGAAACCCTAAATCTCCGTTTTCTCAATTTCTACCCCAGTCAGCAAAAGCAAATGGCGGTCGGGGTCAATATTCGGGTGCGTGGCGAGGTTCGGGAGGGTTTTCAGGGTCCAGAGATGGTTCATCCAACTGTTCGTGCCGTAGCGCCAGATGCTCCATTGCCTTCTAGCCTGACTCCAGTCTATCCAGCAAGTGTCGGTGTCTCGCAAGCCATTATTCGTAAAGCGGTGGTACAGGCCTTACGTGACCCAAGTCTGCAAGATAGTTTGGCGGAGTTTTTGCCCAAAAAACTGATGGCAGAGCTATTGCCGAGTAATGACTGGCCAAACTTACAAGCAGCAATTACCTATCTGCATCAACCGCCTGCAGATGCAAACACCCAATCATTGCTAGAGCGAACCCATCCTGCTTGGCGCCGAGTCCAGCTTGAGGAGCTTCTTGCACAACAAATATCTTTAAAAAGGGCGCATGCGATTCGTCGCGAACGACATGCACCAAGCTTTGCAAAGATTCAAAATGGGGATGGAGCTAAAAAGCAAAGTTTTGAAGAAGGGTTGCTGACAGTACTGCCTTTTAAATTAACAAATGCACAAGAGCGTGTTTGGTTGGAAATCAGTAATGATCTCTCCAAATCTTTTCCTATGAATCGCCTCCTTCAAGGGGATGTGGGTAGTGGCAAAACTGTTGTAGCTGCCTTGGCTGCGGCGCGGGCAATAGATCATGGCTATCAGGCTGCCATCATGGCTCCAACTGAAATCTTGGCTGAACAGCACTATCTCAAAATGAAAGAATGGTTTGAACCTTTAGGGGTGAGAATCGCGTGGCTATCAGGAAGTCTGAAGGCCAAAGAAAAACGATTGGCTCAAGAAGTCATTGAAAATGGGGAAGCTCAACTCATTATCGGTACACATGCGTTGATTCAGGAGAATGTCCGTTTTGCTAAGTTAGGTTTGGCGGTCATTGATGAGCAGCATCGCTTTGGTGTAAGGCAACGACTTGAGATTCAGCAACGTGTTGGCTCAGAGTTGTTTTACTGTCATCAGTTAATGATGTCTGCCACCCCGATTCCTCGAACCTTGGCGATGACCTACTACGCTGATTTGGATGTATCTGTCATTGATGAGTTACCCCCTGGCCGAAAACCGATTGCCACTAAGGTAGTGAAAGCGAGTCGTCGTGATGAGGTGATTAATGGTTTGCAAAGTTGGCTATCAAAAGGTTTGCAAGCTTACTGGGTTTGTCCTTTGATTGAAGAGTCTGAGGCGCTACAACTTCAAACTGCGGTTGAGAGTTTCGATCAACTCACCCAGGCACTTCCAGACTTTAAGGTGGGTTTAGTGCATGGTAGATTGAAGGCGGACGAGAAGGCCGCAGTCATGGCTGCCTTCAAGGCAAATAAAATTCAGCTCTTAGTTGCCACAACAGTGATTGAAGTGGGTGTAGATGTACCTAATGCTGCATTAATGGTGATTGAGCATGCTGAGCGTTTTGGCTACGCCCAGATTCATCAGTTGCGTGGGCGCGTGGGCAGGGGGTCTGCGGATTCGGTATGTATCTTGATGTATGCAGAGCCACTGTCGATGGCCGCTAAGGAGCGTTTGCAGACTTTGCGTGAAACCTCGGACGGATTTGTGATTGCTGAACGTGACTTATCCCTTCGTGGTCCTGGTGAGCTACTCGGGGCTAAGCAGTCGGGAGACGCTATGTTGCGCTTTGTCGATCTTCAGCGTGATGTCTGGTTAATTGAGTTAGCCCAACAGGCTGCGGACCGTTTACTCGCAGAACATGCGGACCTAGTAGAGCGCCATTTGGAGCGCTGGCTCGGATCACGTGCAGAGTTCCTAAAAGCTTGA
- the secF gene encoding protein translocase subunit SecF: MEFFRIKKDIPFMRHALVLNAISLVTFLAAVFFLWHSGLHLSIEFTGGTVMEVSYPQTAPLDSIRAKVEKLGYADTQIQNFGSSRDVMIRLPLQKDAEGKLISSADQSTAVMQALDPAATGAKLQRVEFVGPQVGRELAMDGLMALLFVIIGIVVYLSFRFEWKFAVAGIIANLHDIVIILGFFAFFQWEFSLSVLAAVLAVLGYSVNESVVIFDRIRENFRKYRKMNTREIIDNAITSTISRTVITHGSTEMMVLAMLIFGGPTLFYFALALTIGILFGIYSSVFVAAALAMWLGVKREDLVKGDKKPGDDARKDDPNYGATV; this comes from the coding sequence ATGGAATTTTTCCGGATCAAAAAAGATATTCCATTTATGCGCCATGCATTGGTGCTCAATGCGATTTCATTAGTTACTTTCCTAGCAGCAGTCTTTTTCCTCTGGCATAGCGGTCTGCACCTCTCCATTGAATTTACTGGCGGCACGGTGATGGAAGTTAGCTATCCACAAACTGCGCCGTTAGACTCTATTCGCGCCAAAGTTGAGAAACTTGGTTACGCTGATACTCAAATCCAGAACTTTGGCAGCTCACGCGACGTGATGATTCGCCTGCCTTTGCAAAAAGATGCTGAGGGCAAACTCATTTCCTCAGCCGATCAAAGTACTGCAGTAATGCAGGCGCTTGACCCTGCAGCGACTGGTGCAAAACTTCAACGTGTTGAATTTGTCGGCCCACAGGTTGGACGTGAATTAGCAATGGATGGCTTGATGGCCTTACTTTTTGTAATCATCGGCATCGTGGTTTATCTGTCTTTCCGCTTTGAATGGAAGTTTGCAGTAGCAGGCATCATCGCAAACTTGCATGACATTGTGATCATCCTAGGCTTCTTCGCATTCTTCCAATGGGAGTTCTCACTTTCCGTATTGGCGGCAGTTCTTGCAGTTCTAGGCTACTCAGTAAATGAATCTGTGGTGATCTTCGACCGTATTCGTGAAAACTTCCGCAAGTACCGGAAGATGAATACCCGTGAAATTATTGATAACGCCATCACCAGCACCATCAGCCGGACGGTCATTACCCACGGTAGTACTGAGATGATGGTTTTGGCAATGTTGATTTTTGGCGGACCAACACTCTTCTATTTCGCCTTAGCACTGACCATTGGTATTTTGTTTGGCATCTACTCTTCAGTGTTCGTTGCTGCGGCATTAGCCATGTGGCTTGGTGTTAAACGCGAAGATTTAGTCAAAGGCGATAAAAAGCCAGGTGATGACGCCCGTAAAGATGATCCCAACTATGGGGCAACGGTTTAA